In Desulfofundulus kuznetsovii DSM 6115, the following are encoded in one genomic region:
- a CDS encoding TatD family hydrolase yields the protein MTMCLREGEVSNFPFNTRQQKEGTRSSTIGGEIVMEGIVDSHTHVSLLPYEGLENMALAGVKKIIGCSIFFGAKHAETLFDHFHQMLTLSMKNAAQNGIRLFVAVGIHPMGTPEDWPRVIDALPDYLKMSDVVGLGEIGLHEGGQREQDVLREQLKVAKEYRVPVIIHTPPQDRVEITNKTIEIAAAVGMEPGKVIIDHANLDIIDLIEDFGAIPGLTIRQEGLTPHLLLNHLERFQRGVLNSDYSNLKPNDPLSVPKAVRYLELNGASPEIIARIARYNAEEVFGI from the coding sequence ATGACCATGTGTCTGCGTGAAGGGGAAGTGAGTAACTTCCCCTTCAATACACGGCAACAAAAAGAAGGGACCCGGTCCAGCACAATAGGGGGTGAAATCGTTATGGAAGGAATTGTAGATTCTCATACACATGTTTCGTTGCTTCCGTACGAAGGGCTGGAAAACATGGCCCTGGCCGGGGTGAAGAAGATTATCGGCTGTTCTATATTTTTCGGGGCCAAACATGCGGAAACACTCTTTGATCATTTCCACCAAATGTTAACCCTTTCGATGAAGAATGCTGCCCAAAATGGCATCAGGCTTTTCGTTGCTGTCGGCATTCACCCTATGGGAACCCCGGAAGATTGGCCCAGGGTGATCGACGCCCTTCCAGATTACCTGAAGATGAGTGATGTTGTTGGTTTAGGAGAAATCGGCCTGCATGAGGGGGGTCAGCGGGAGCAGGACGTCCTCAGGGAGCAATTGAAGGTAGCCAAGGAATACAGGGTACCGGTAATCATTCATACCCCGCCACAGGATAGGGTGGAAATAACCAATAAGACGATTGAAATTGCCGCCGCTGTCGGGATGGAACCCGGAAAAGTGATCATCGACCACGCTAATTTGGACATTATTGACTTAATCGAGGACTTTGGGGCCATTCCCGGGCTCACTATTCGCCAAGAAGGGCTTACTCCCCATCTATTGCTGAACCACCTGGAACGTTTCCAGCGGGGAGTGCTGAACAGCGATTACAGTAACCTCAAGCCCAACGATCCCCTGAGCGTTCCAAAGGCCGTGCGGTACCTGGAGCTGAACGGGGCTTCTCCGGAAATCATTGCGCGGATTGCAAGGTACAATGCTGAAGAAGTGTTTGGGATTTAG
- a CDS encoding DsrE family protein produces MKKIKVLFHVNESDKWQRALVNITNFLNDVGQGGADIEVVVNGEAVSVFRTRCLLTGVGGECCGTASGSLVDQMKNLSEIGVSFVACRNALKAQSIDEGNLPNFVTVVSAGITEIARKQTEGYAYIKP; encoded by the coding sequence GTGAAAAAGATTAAAGTCCTTTTCCATGTTAATGAATCTGATAAATGGCAAAGAGCACTCGTCAACATCACCAACTTTTTGAATGATGTTGGGCAAGGAGGTGCTGACATCGAAGTAGTGGTCAACGGTGAGGCGGTTTCTGTTTTCAGGACCAGGTGCCTGCTGACCGGGGTTGGCGGTGAGTGCTGCGGAACAGCTAGCGGATCGCTGGTTGACCAGATGAAGAACTTGTCGGAGATAGGAGTAAGCTTTGTAGCGTGTCGAAACGCCCTCAAAGCTCAGTCTATCGACGAAGGGAACCTCCCTAACTTTGTGACAGTTGTGTCAGCTGGCATAACAGAAATTGCCAGAAAGCAAACTGAAGGGTATGCTTACATCAAGCCATGA
- the lysS gene encoding lysine--tRNA ligase, translating into MTEKESIELKPEDLHELLRVRLEKLEELKAQGIEPYGGRYPRTHLAAWIIDHYEECEGQKVCIAGRLMARRGHGKASFGNLRDGSGQIQIYLRLNDVGAETYNLFQRLDIGDIIGVRGKVFKTRTGEITVAVEELTLLAKSLRPLPEKWHGLKDVDLRYRQRYLDLIVNPEVKNTFIIRSRVIHAIRNFLERRGFLEVETPMMHPIAGGAAARPFITHHNALDMNLYLRIAPELYLKRLLVGGFEKVYEINRNFRNEGISTKHNPEFTMLELYQAYADYHDMMDLTEEMISTVASEVLGTTTVTYQGVEINLAPPWKRQTMLEAVKEHTGLDFNQYRDDGERARRAARELGVEVEEKDSWGTVLNKVFEEKVEPQLIQPVFIMDYPIEISPLAKRKTEDPALTYRFELFIYAREMANAFSELNDPIDQKARFLKQVEKRRAGDEEAHMMDEDYITALEYGMPPAGGLGIGIDRLVMLLTDSPSIRDVILFPLMRPKE; encoded by the coding sequence ATGACGGAAAAGGAAAGTATAGAACTCAAGCCGGAAGATTTACATGAACTGCTGCGCGTGCGCCTGGAAAAACTGGAGGAACTCAAGGCACAGGGGATCGAGCCCTACGGCGGGCGCTACCCGCGCACCCACCTTGCCGCCTGGATTATCGACCATTACGAGGAGTGCGAGGGGCAAAAGGTATGTATTGCCGGCCGCTTAATGGCCCGGCGTGGCCACGGCAAAGCCAGTTTCGGCAACCTCAGGGACGGCTCGGGGCAGATTCAGATCTACCTGCGGCTCAACGATGTGGGTGCCGAAACTTATAACTTGTTCCAGCGGCTGGACATAGGGGATATCATCGGTGTGCGGGGCAAGGTTTTTAAAACCCGCACCGGTGAAATCACGGTGGCCGTGGAGGAGCTGACCCTGCTGGCCAAGTCCCTGCGCCCCCTGCCGGAAAAATGGCACGGCTTGAAGGACGTGGACCTGCGCTACCGCCAGCGTTACCTGGACCTGATCGTCAATCCCGAGGTAAAAAACACCTTTATCATCCGGAGCCGGGTGATCCACGCCATCCGGAATTTCCTGGAGAGGCGGGGTTTCCTGGAAGTAGAAACGCCCATGATGCACCCCATTGCCGGCGGTGCGGCGGCGAGGCCCTTTATTACCCATCACAACGCCCTGGATATGAATCTTTACCTGCGCATTGCCCCCGAACTTTACCTCAAGCGCCTGCTGGTGGGCGGGTTTGAAAAGGTTTACGAAATAAACCGGAATTTTCGCAATGAAGGCATTTCCACCAAGCACAACCCGGAGTTCACCATGCTGGAACTGTATCAGGCCTATGCCGACTACCACGACATGATGGACCTGACCGAAGAAATGATTTCCACCGTGGCCTCCGAGGTGCTGGGTACCACCACCGTCACCTACCAGGGGGTCGAGATTAATCTTGCGCCGCCCTGGAAAAGGCAGACCATGCTGGAGGCAGTCAAGGAACATACCGGGCTGGATTTTAACCAGTACCGGGATGACGGGGAGAGAGCCCGCCGGGCGGCCCGGGAGCTGGGGGTGGAGGTGGAGGAAAAGGACAGCTGGGGTACCGTCCTGAACAAGGTGTTCGAGGAAAAAGTGGAGCCGCAGCTGATCCAGCCCGTTTTTATCATGGACTACCCCATTGAAATTTCACCCCTGGCCAAGCGGAAAACGGAGGACCCCGCCCTGACGTACCGTTTTGAGCTGTTTATTTACGCCCGGGAGATGGCCAATGCCTTCTCCGAACTCAACGACCCCATCGATCAAAAGGCCCGCTTCCTCAAGCAGGTGGAGAAGCGCCGGGCGGGGGACGAGGAAGCCCACATGATGGACGAGGATTACATTACCGCCCTGGAATACGGCATGCCGCCTGCGGGAGGTCTGGGCATCGGCATTGACCGGCTGGTGATGCTGCTGACCGATTCCCCGTCCATCCGGGATGTGATCCTCTTCCCGTTAATGCGGCCAAAGGAGTAA
- the greA gene encoding transcription elongation factor GreA produces the protein MKEKEVILTLEGLKKLEKELEELKTIRRREVAARIKQAIEFGDISENSEYEDAKNEQAFIEGRILTLEQMLRNARVIDDEHTGTDEVGLGSTVRLKDLEFGDEVEYTIVGSVEADPGAHKISNESPVGKAILGQRKGSVVEVSVPAGLLKYQIVDIR, from the coding sequence ATGAAGGAAAAGGAAGTAATTTTAACCCTTGAGGGCTTAAAAAAGCTCGAAAAGGAACTGGAAGAGCTGAAAACCATCCGTCGCCGCGAAGTAGCCGCCCGCATTAAGCAGGCCATTGAATTTGGAGATATCAGTGAAAACTCGGAATACGAGGATGCCAAAAACGAACAAGCCTTTATTGAAGGCCGTATTTTAACTCTGGAGCAGATGCTGCGCAACGCCAGGGTTATTGACGATGAGCACACGGGAACGGATGAAGTAGGCCTTGGCTCTACCGTCCGCCTCAAAGACCTGGAGTTTGGCGACGAAGTTGAATATACCATTGTTGGCTCCGTGGAGGCCGATCCCGGAGCTCATAAAATTTCTAACGAGTCTCCCGTGGGCAAGGCCATTCTGGGTCAGCGCAAGGGGAGTGTGGTCGAAGTTTCCGTGCCGGCAGGACTGCTTAAATACCAGATTGTGGATATACGTTAA